The following coding sequences are from one Salvia hispanica cultivar TCC Black 2014 chromosome 3, UniMelb_Shisp_WGS_1.0, whole genome shotgun sequence window:
- the LOC125209763 gene encoding uncharacterized protein LOC125209763, whose amino-acid sequence MGYYLADGIYPSWPVFVKSIKHPVGPKKSYFATRQEAARKDVERAFGALQNRWAMVRGPTRQWYIPNIGDIMYACIILHNMIVESEGDELTQWNSEDDTGAGPSHGVATANVNMGVPHGEVERLCAFTDMRQRNAHIRLQEDIIEEVWTRRGGH is encoded by the coding sequence ATGGGATATtatttggcggatgggatatacccaagctggcccgtctttgtgaagtcGATCAAGCATCCGGTCGGGCCAAAGAAGAGCTACTTTGCGACCCGGCAAGAGGCAgcgcgcaaggatgttgagcgcgcatttggtgcgCTCCAGAATCGATGGGCGATGGTGAGGGGTCCGACACGGCAGTGGTATATCCCCAACAtcggcgacatcatgtacgcGTGTATCATtctgcacaacatgattgtcgaaagtGAAGGGGACGAATTGACTCAGTGGAACAGCGAAGATGACACGGGTGCCGGACCCagccacggcgtggccaccGCGAATGTGAACATGGGTGTACCTCATGGAGAGGTTGAGCGGTTGTGCGCATTTACCGACATGCGGCAAAGAAATGCCCATATTCGACTTCAGgaggatatcatcgaagaggtTTGGACGCGGAGGGGTGGACACTGA